In Bacillus sp. NP247, one DNA window encodes the following:
- a CDS encoding sterol desaturase family protein, which translates to MKRVGKEFFLQHDIVIMYSVLLIFIIILKMQFFTWIGMLACMFGIVFYTFNEYMTHRFLFHLKPPKNAFLLKMLRRLHYDHHVYPDDLKLLFLPAWFSIPSFTIYLLISYGITKSVTVTLSFGIGMIIMLLVYEWKHYIAHKPIRPFTKFGRWLKKQHILHHYKSEKFWFGVSNPVFDFIFGTLKDGKDVELSETARNLEKETKTEVVR; encoded by the coding sequence ATGAAGAGAGTGGGGAAAGAGTTCTTTTTACAACATGATATTGTTATTATGTATAGTGTTCTATTAATTTTTATTATTATTTTAAAAATGCAATTTTTCACATGGATTGGTATGTTAGCGTGTATGTTTGGGATTGTTTTTTATACGTTTAACGAATATATGACGCACCGTTTTTTATTCCATTTAAAGCCGCCTAAAAACGCATTCTTATTAAAAATGTTAAGAAGATTACATTATGATCATCACGTATATCCAGATGATTTAAAACTTTTATTTTTGCCTGCATGGTTTAGTATACCTAGCTTTACTATATATTTACTTATATCATATGGTATTACAAAAAGCGTTACTGTTACACTTTCATTCGGAATCGGAATGATTATCATGCTCCTCGTTTATGAATGGAAACATTATATTGCACATAAACCGATTCGTCCCTTCACTAAGTTTGGAAGATGGCTAAAAAAACAGCACATATTACATCATTATAAAAGTGAAAAGTTTTGGTTCGGAGTTTCAAATCCAGTATTCGATTTTATATTTGGAACGCTTAAAGATGGAAAAGACGTTGAATTAAGTGAAACAGCTCGTAATTTAGAAAAAGAGACAAAGACAGAAGTAGTGCGATAA
- a CDS encoding cation acetate symporter, with the protein MNTTAFALFLIIVLGTLVITYFASKKTKNASEFYTAGGGLTGWQNGLAIAGDYMSAASFLGIAGAIALTGFDGFFYSIGFLVAYLVVLYLVAEPLRNLGKYTLADMIAARFDAKKVRGIAALNTMTISIFYMIAQLVGAGALIKLLLGIEYTTSVLIVGTLMTVYVIFGGMTATSWVQIVKAVLLMAGTFIISVIVFAKFNFSVTEMFAQMKTATPLKESFLNPGVKYKDGLDTLSLNLGLVLGTAGLPHILVRFFTVRDAKTARQSVVYATWLIGAFYIMTIFLGFGAAAFVGNEAIIQANPAGNMAAPLLAKALGGDFLFAFVSAIAFATILAVVAGLVLTAASAFAHDFYNEIIRKGKSTEKEQVSMARYASIGVAIVSIILALFAQTLNVAFLVSLAFAVAASANLPVILFTIYWKRFNTRGAICGMIVGLVSAIVLVALSPNVWNPVAGKAIFVGEAIFPYTTPGIVSIPLGFLAAYLGTVFSSKKEDAAKFDEILVKSNTGHGISDASSH; encoded by the coding sequence TTGAATACAACCGCTTTTGCACTATTTTTAATTATCGTCCTTGGCACACTTGTTATAACTTATTTCGCATCGAAAAAAACGAAAAATGCGAGTGAATTTTATACGGCTGGAGGGGGATTAACTGGTTGGCAAAATGGTCTAGCTATTGCCGGGGATTACATGTCTGCTGCGTCATTTCTTGGTATAGCCGGAGCGATAGCGTTAACAGGATTTGATGGGTTCTTTTATAGTATAGGTTTCTTAGTTGCTTACTTAGTTGTATTATACCTAGTTGCAGAACCGCTTAGAAATTTAGGGAAGTATACGTTAGCGGACATGATTGCGGCGCGTTTTGATGCAAAAAAAGTTCGCGGTATTGCAGCACTTAATACGATGACGATTTCGATTTTTTATATGATTGCACAATTAGTTGGGGCGGGTGCACTTATTAAATTATTATTAGGAATTGAATATACGACATCCGTATTAATCGTTGGTACACTTATGACAGTGTACGTTATTTTTGGAGGTATGACTGCTACGAGTTGGGTACAAATTGTGAAGGCTGTACTACTTATGGCAGGTACATTTATTATTTCTGTTATTGTTTTCGCAAAATTTAATTTTAGTGTGACAGAAATGTTCGCTCAAATGAAAACAGCTACTCCATTGAAGGAATCGTTTTTAAATCCAGGAGTAAAGTATAAAGATGGTCTTGATACACTTTCTTTAAATTTAGGACTAGTTCTTGGTACGGCAGGATTACCGCATATTCTTGTCCGTTTTTTCACAGTACGTGATGCAAAAACTGCACGTCAATCAGTTGTGTACGCTACGTGGTTAATTGGTGCATTTTATATTATGACGATTTTCTTAGGATTTGGTGCGGCGGCGTTTGTAGGGAATGAGGCAATTATTCAAGCAAATCCAGCCGGTAATATGGCTGCACCTTTGTTAGCTAAAGCGTTAGGTGGCGATTTCTTATTCGCATTCGTATCGGCGATTGCTTTTGCAACAATTTTAGCTGTAGTAGCAGGTCTTGTATTAACAGCGGCTTCCGCATTTGCTCATGATTTTTATAACGAGATTATTCGAAAAGGAAAATCAACGGAAAAAGAACAAGTGTCAATGGCTCGTTATGCGTCTATTGGAGTAGCGATAGTATCTATTATACTTGCTTTATTTGCTCAAACATTAAACGTAGCATTTTTAGTATCACTAGCATTTGCAGTTGCAGCGAGTGCAAATTTACCAGTTATATTATTTACAATATATTGGAAGCGTTTTAATACAAGGGGTGCAATTTGTGGTATGATCGTTGGTCTTGTATCAGCAATTGTTCTTGTTGCATTAAGTCCAAACGTTTGGAATCCTGTGGCAGGGAAAGCTATATTTGTTGGAGAGGCGATATTCCCATATACGACACCTGGAATTGTTTCTATTCCGCTTGGATTCCTTGCAGCATATTTAGGAACTGTTTTCTCTAGTAAGAAAGAAGATGCAGCGAAGTTTGATGAAATTCTTGTGAAATCTAATACTGGTCATGGGATTAGTGATGCTTCTTCACATTAA
- a CDS encoding MATE family efflux transporter: METTEKLRGKPIKSLFITYLIPAVLGMVLMSVNIVIDAVMISRGVGANGLAGVNVAIPAFSIFFSISLWIGMGGATLYSIALGENKLERARSIFTQSMTVAVIIVGILAAICLWRIENLAYLFGANEVILPYALDYLQVLLTFGMIYVLENILSTFIRNDGNPNLAMAGLVVTAVLNIVFDYIFIFIFGWGVTGAASATILSAAIGFLVLLTHFFRKSSVLKWTKFHFEWDTVKQIMVIGFPSFTAESTVAIVTIGFNIAFVQYAGELGVASYAMVNSIHAMTLLLFFGIGAALQPIASFHYGANLSERLREGLQFAVKIAVVLGGVAIIVGLFFGKYIIGLFDVQSPELLELTLTGISLFFIQYVFLGYNIVYGEYFQSVRQTKKSVLIIMSRGLLFIIPLLWIMPKLFGINGIWLVMPVAEVLTAIIVFTMNRMKHPVPLNMAREKEAI, encoded by the coding sequence ATGGAAACAACAGAGAAATTAAGAGGGAAACCTATTAAAAGCTTATTTATTACTTATTTAATACCAGCTGTTCTTGGGATGGTATTAATGTCGGTTAATATTGTGATTGATGCAGTCATGATTAGTAGAGGAGTTGGCGCAAACGGTTTGGCTGGAGTGAACGTAGCTATTCCAGCGTTTTCAATTTTCTTTTCTATTTCATTATGGATTGGAATGGGCGGAGCAACGTTATATTCCATTGCATTAGGGGAAAATAAACTGGAAAGAGCAAGGTCTATCTTTACTCAATCTATGACAGTGGCAGTTATTATCGTAGGCATTTTAGCGGCTATTTGCTTATGGAGAATAGAAAATTTAGCATATCTATTCGGTGCAAATGAAGTGATTTTGCCATATGCGTTAGACTATTTACAAGTGTTATTAACATTTGGAATGATATACGTTTTAGAAAATATTTTAAGTACATTTATACGTAACGATGGAAATCCTAATTTAGCAATGGCAGGCCTTGTCGTAACGGCTGTATTGAACATAGTGTTTGACTATATCTTTATTTTTATCTTTGGATGGGGCGTAACAGGTGCTGCCTCAGCAACTATTCTTTCGGCGGCAATTGGTTTCCTTGTATTATTAACTCACTTCTTTAGAAAAAGTAGTGTTTTAAAGTGGACGAAATTCCATTTTGAATGGGATACGGTTAAACAAATTATGGTGATCGGTTTCCCAAGTTTTACAGCAGAAAGTACAGTTGCAATTGTAACGATCGGTTTTAACATTGCGTTCGTTCAATATGCAGGAGAACTAGGTGTAGCTTCTTATGCGATGGTGAATAGTATTCATGCAATGACATTACTATTATTCTTCGGTATTGGTGCAGCATTACAACCAATTGCTAGTTTCCATTACGGTGCAAACTTATCAGAAAGATTGCGTGAAGGATTGCAGTTTGCTGTAAAAATTGCGGTTGTACTCGGGGGCGTTGCGATAATTGTCGGATTATTCTTCGGGAAATATATCATTGGTCTATTTGATGTCCAATCGCCAGAACTATTGGAGTTAACGTTAACAGGTATTAGCTTGTTCTTTATCCAATACGTATTTTTAGGCTATAACATTGTGTATGGAGAGTACTTCCAATCAGTGCGACAAACGAAGAAATCCGTACTTATTATAATGAGCCGAGGATTACTATTTATTATTCCGTTGTTATGGATTATGCCAAAGTTATTTGGGATAAACGGAATTTGGCTCGTTATGCCAGTAGCTGAAGTATTGACAGCAATTATCGTATTTACGATGAATCGTATGAAACATCCTGTGCCATTAAACATGGCGAGAGAGAAAGAAGCAATATAG
- a CDS encoding YdcF family protein: MLKKKIIKYSLVILMIGAVYAGFLQYNIYKYGHMKAPDDADYIIVLGSKVNGTKPSYSLQYRIDKAAEYLKLHDKTIAIVSGGQGKGEDITEALAMKQGLMKQNIAEDRIIMEDRSTSTDENIKFSKPLIPEHMKKGMIVTNDFHMFRAKKIAEKQGLTLEGLPAKTPKPIIIQSNVREYLAITQYWFMNRI, encoded by the coding sequence ATGTTAAAGAAAAAAATTATAAAGTATAGTTTAGTAATCTTGATGATTGGTGCTGTTTATGCAGGTTTTTTGCAATATAATATTTATAAGTATGGACATATGAAAGCGCCTGATGATGCTGATTACATTATTGTACTAGGATCGAAAGTAAATGGAACGAAACCATCTTATTCATTGCAATATCGTATTGATAAAGCAGCTGAGTATTTAAAATTACATGATAAAACAATTGCTATCGTATCTGGAGGCCAAGGAAAAGGTGAAGATATTACAGAAGCATTAGCGATGAAACAAGGATTAATGAAACAAAATATTGCAGAAGACCGCATTATAATGGAAGATCGTTCGACGAGCACAGATGAAAATATTAAATTTTCAAAACCTCTTATCCCTGAACATATGAAAAAAGGGATGATTGTAACGAACGATTTTCATATGTTCCGAGCAAAAAAGATTGCAGAAAAACAAGGATTGACATTAGAAGGTCTTCCGGCGAAAACACCGAAGCCAATTATTATTCAATCGAACGTTCGAGAATATTTAGCGATTACGCAATATTGGTTTATGAATCGAATATAG
- a CDS encoding aspartate aminotransferase family protein: MKTKQTDELLAKDEQYVWHGMRPFSPSSTMVGAKAEGCWVEDIQGKRYLDGMSGLWCVNSGYGRKELAEAAYKQLQTLSYFPMSQSHEPAIKLAEKLNEWLGGEYVIFFSNSGSEANETAFKIARQYYAQKGEPHRYKFMSRYRGYHGNTMATMAATGQAQRRYQYEPFASGFLHVTPPDCYRMPEMESQNIYDVECVKEVDRVMTWELSETIAAFIMEPIITGGGILMPPQDYMKAIHETCQKHGALLISDEVICGFGRTGKAFGFMNYDVKPDIVTMAKGITSAYLPLSATAVKKEIYEAFKGTGEYEFFRHINTFGGNPAACALALKNLEIMENENLIERSAQMGSLLLEQLKDEIGEHPLVGNIRGKGLLVGIELVNDKATKEPIDNDKIASVVNACKEKGLIIGRNGMTTAGYNNVLTLAPPLVISSEEIAFVVGTLKTAMERI; this comes from the coding sequence ATGAAGACAAAACAAACCGATGAATTATTAGCAAAAGATGAGCAATATGTTTGGCACGGAATGCGTCCTTTTAGCCCGAGTAGTACAATGGTAGGGGCAAAAGCAGAAGGGTGCTGGGTTGAAGATATACAAGGAAAAAGATATTTAGACGGTATGAGTGGCCTTTGGTGTGTAAATAGCGGATATGGAAGAAAAGAGCTCGCAGAGGCAGCTTATAAGCAATTACAAACGTTATCGTACTTTCCGATGTCACAATCACATGAACCAGCAATTAAGCTCGCTGAAAAGTTAAACGAGTGGCTTGGTGGAGAGTATGTTATATTCTTCTCTAATAGTGGATCAGAAGCGAATGAAACAGCTTTTAAAATAGCAAGACAATATTATGCTCAAAAAGGTGAACCACATCGTTACAAATTTATGTCACGTTATCGTGGTTATCACGGAAATACAATGGCAACGATGGCGGCAACTGGCCAAGCACAACGTAGATATCAATATGAGCCATTTGCTTCAGGTTTTTTACACGTAACGCCTCCAGATTGTTACCGCATGCCAGAAATGGAATCGCAAAATATTTATGATGTAGAATGCGTAAAAGAAGTAGATCGTGTTATGACATGGGAATTAAGTGAAACGATAGCCGCATTTATTATGGAGCCAATTATTACAGGCGGAGGTATTTTAATGCCGCCACAAGACTATATGAAAGCAATTCACGAAACATGTCAAAAACACGGAGCACTACTTATAAGTGATGAAGTTATTTGTGGTTTCGGGCGTACAGGAAAAGCATTTGGGTTTATGAACTATGACGTTAAGCCTGATATCGTTACGATGGCAAAAGGTATTACGAGCGCATACTTACCATTATCAGCAACAGCTGTAAAAAAAGAAATTTATGAGGCATTTAAAGGGACAGGAGAATATGAATTCTTCCGTCATATTAATACATTTGGTGGAAATCCAGCGGCTTGTGCATTAGCGCTTAAAAACTTAGAGATTATGGAAAATGAAAATTTAATCGAGCGATCCGCACAAATGGGGTCCCTTTTACTAGAGCAATTAAAAGATGAAATCGGAGAACATCCACTTGTTGGAAATATTCGAGGGAAAGGGCTATTAGTTGGAATCGAACTAGTAAATGATAAAGCGACGAAAGAACCAATTGATAACGACAAAATTGCAAGTGTTGTAAATGCTTGTAAAGAAAAAGGGCTTATTATTGGGCGTAACGGCATGACAACAGCGGGGTATAATAACGTTTTAACATTAGCGCCGCCGCTTGTTATTTCAAGTGAAGAAATTGCCTTTGTTGTTGGAACGTTGAAGACAGCGATGGAACGTATTTAA
- a CDS encoding cation:proton antiporter — MEFEFFFQIALILLSTKLAGDLSARLGQPSVLGKLIVGIVIGPAILGWIENSELLTQLSNVGVILLMFMAGLETDLEELNANRNSSLAVALGGIVLPFVGGYVSGLVMGMEQGNAVFLGLLLCATSVSISVQTLRDLGKMKTRESTTMLGAAVFDDILVVILLAFAMSFLGTDDVNLTMVILKKVVFFASIILIGWKGVPAIMRWLSPLRVSESIVSAALIICFSFAYFGELLGIAGIIGAFAAGIAISQTNYKHEVEKKVEPIAYAMFVPVFFVSIGMNITFDGIGNQIWFILALTVIAVLTKLIGCGFGARMTGFDAKSSAIIGAGMVSRGEVALIIAGTGLSSGLLAQDYFTAIVIVVILTTMITPPMLKYTFGAKDKAMKASK; from the coding sequence ATGGAATTCGAATTTTTCTTTCAAATTGCACTTATTTTATTAAGTACAAAGCTTGCTGGTGACCTTAGTGCTAGATTAGGTCAACCTTCTGTACTCGGTAAATTAATTGTCGGTATCGTTATCGGTCCAGCTATATTAGGTTGGATTGAAAACTCAGAACTTCTAACACAATTAAGTAATGTTGGTGTTATTCTTTTAATGTTTATGGCTGGACTTGAAACAGACTTAGAAGAATTAAATGCAAATCGTAATTCTTCTTTAGCAGTTGCACTCGGAGGTATCGTTCTTCCATTCGTAGGTGGTTACGTTTCCGGTCTTGTTATGGGAATGGAACAAGGGAACGCTGTATTTTTAGGATTACTTCTATGTGCGACAAGTGTTAGTATTTCCGTTCAAACACTTCGCGATTTAGGTAAGATGAAAACACGTGAAAGTACAACGATGCTTGGAGCAGCTGTATTTGATGACATTCTTGTCGTTATTTTATTAGCATTCGCAATGAGCTTCTTAGGTACAGACGATGTTAACTTAACAATGGTTATCTTGAAGAAAGTCGTATTCTTCGCTTCTATTATTTTAATCGGATGGAAAGGTGTTCCAGCGATTATGCGTTGGTTATCACCACTACGCGTATCTGAGTCTATCGTGAGCGCAGCTCTTATTATCTGTTTCTCATTCGCATATTTCGGCGAATTATTAGGAATTGCTGGTATTATCGGTGCTTTCGCAGCTGGTATCGCAATTTCTCAAACGAACTACAAACATGAAGTAGAAAAGAAAGTAGAACCAATTGCTTACGCTATGTTCGTTCCAGTATTCTTCGTTAGTATCGGTATGAATATTACATTTGATGGTATTGGTAATCAAATTTGGTTCATCTTAGCGTTAACAGTTATCGCTGTATTAACGAAACTAATCGGTTGTGGATTTGGTGCACGAATGACTGGATTTGATGCAAAGTCTTCTGCAATTATCGGTGCTGGTATGGTTTCTCGTGGTGAGGTTGCACTTATCATCGCAGGAACAGGACTTTCTTCTGGTCTATTAGCACAAGATTACTTTACAGCAATTGTTATTGTCGTTATTTTAACTACGATGATTACACCACCAATGTTAAAATACACTTTTGGTGCAAAAGATAAAGCAATGAAAGCAAGTAAATAA
- a CDS encoding DUF421 domain-containing protein, with the protein MLLFLFNVSFFFILFLLSLKLLGKSALAQLTPHDFGAIIFLSYLAFQAIPVAGALQAFFGMVTITCLHLLLTKLSLFNKLNRFILGHPIILIKHGDIIFENLQKSRYPIPELLSNLRVAGYPSVHEIEYAILEANGAISILPKRELVPLTPKDMNIDVKYAGLPIALIVDSQIQYDNLKLIHKDEKWLYKELKEKGITNIKNVAFASVQETDGSFAISLKE; encoded by the coding sequence TTGCTTCTCTTTTTATTTAATGTATCGTTCTTTTTTATCTTATTTTTACTATCACTTAAGCTACTTGGTAAATCTGCGTTAGCACAACTAACCCCTCATGATTTTGGGGCTATTATTTTTTTATCTTATTTAGCCTTTCAAGCGATACCAGTCGCCGGTGCTTTACAAGCATTTTTCGGCATGGTTACCATTACATGCTTACATCTACTTCTTACAAAACTAAGCTTATTCAATAAATTAAATCGTTTCATTCTCGGACACCCCATTATTTTAATTAAACATGGTGATATTATTTTTGAGAACTTACAAAAAAGTAGATATCCGATCCCTGAATTGCTTTCTAATCTTCGCGTCGCCGGATATCCAAGTGTTCATGAAATTGAATACGCTATTTTAGAAGCGAATGGAGCCATTAGCATTTTACCAAAGCGAGAACTTGTACCATTGACTCCAAAAGATATGAATATAGATGTTAAGTATGCTGGATTACCAATCGCCCTTATTGTCGATTCACAAATTCAATACGATAACTTAAAGTTGATCCATAAAGACGAAAAGTGGTTATATAAAGAGTTAAAAGAAAAAGGCATCACAAACATTAAAAATGTGGCTTTCGCTTCTGTGCAGGAGACAGATGGATCTTTTGCGATTAGTTTAAAAGAATAA
- a CDS encoding MerR family transcriptional regulator, whose translation MLLNKRFTIGEMAKMHNIAESTLRYYDEKGIFHPSIVDPQTKYRYYTIDQFSLLDTIKFLRQLNIPLKEIKKYIDERNPSYALNLLEKQQEMMLKKQREIEYALAKMQHKIHLMNKATKSEANQIIFKKIPKRKITAIAVAPNTTDDMFEYYIHSLQKNMKQIDNSLFSGDIGVTVSKKALIQNEFQAYNSVFILLDYMPFQVHTSDEIKEGIFACSYHHGSYEETDETYTKLLKHIDKEGYEVCGDAIEIALIDWSVTENPKEQVTEIQIPVVKK comes from the coding sequence ATGTTATTAAATAAACGCTTTACAATTGGAGAAATGGCAAAAATGCATAATATAGCGGAATCTACATTACGCTATTATGATGAAAAAGGAATTTTTCATCCGTCCATTGTGGACCCGCAAACGAAGTATCGCTATTACACAATTGATCAGTTTTCACTATTAGACACAATTAAATTTTTACGCCAGTTAAATATTCCGTTAAAGGAAATAAAGAAATATATTGATGAACGAAATCCATCATATGCGCTGAATTTACTTGAAAAACAACAAGAGATGATGCTGAAAAAGCAAAGAGAAATCGAGTACGCTTTGGCAAAAATGCAACATAAAATCCATTTAATGAACAAAGCGACGAAATCAGAAGCGAACCAAATTATTTTTAAAAAGATACCGAAGCGAAAAATAACAGCGATTGCAGTTGCACCAAATACAACGGATGATATGTTTGAATATTATATCCATTCACTGCAAAAAAATATGAAGCAAATTGATAATAGTTTATTTTCAGGAGATATCGGTGTAACAGTTTCAAAAAAAGCATTAATTCAAAATGAGTTTCAAGCGTATAATAGTGTGTTTATTTTATTGGATTATATGCCTTTTCAAGTGCATACTTCAGATGAAATAAAAGAAGGGATATTTGCTTGTTCTTATCACCATGGATCATATGAAGAAACGGATGAAACGTATACGAAATTATTAAAACACATTGATAAGGAAGGATACGAAGTATGCGGAGATGCAATTGAGATTGCGTTAATTGATTGGTCTGTAACGGAAAATCCAAAGGAGCAAGTAACAGAAATTCAAATACCTGTTGTTAAAAAATAA
- a CDS encoding DUF3986 family protein, whose protein sequence is MEKYDPNKHYHIGYYEDGYDLEITAYKRIKEPVWDAYIPHYEVDNFYKKVEKMKLGEYIDDYGIKVYSFSDDIDDEEARTIFEKWLKTNEIV, encoded by the coding sequence ATGGAGAAATATGATCCTAATAAACATTATCATATCGGATATTATGAAGACGGATATGATTTAGAAATAACAGCTTACAAAAGAATAAAAGAACCAGTTTGGGATGCTTATATTCCACACTATGAGGTAGACAATTTTTATAAAAAGGTGGAGAAAATGAAGCTAGGTGAATATATAGATGATTATGGCATTAAAGTATATTCATTTAGTGATGATATCGACGATGAAGAAGCACGGACTATTTTTGAAAAATGGTTAAAGACGAATGAGATTGTTTAA
- a CDS encoding YqcI/YcgG family protein — MDESYLLDNEGMKNRVDIPNWVAKEFHDFSSVVLEPTFPCYFGLTALKKNELRYSFLSHNDWGHLPNTMLTFLELMKERPIVRRGFFLFVEPECEEKSLEYYRDYFWKVLQYLHENDNQTWPKQIPADPDHHLWEFSFGGEPIFAFGNAPAYKQRKTRHLGNSLVIGFQPRTIFDGLEGDRPKGSYSRQMVRERVEKWDQLPTHPNISHYGDPNHREWKQYFIGDDVEPINGKCPFHHRVEK; from the coding sequence ATGGATGAGTCTTATTTATTAGATAATGAAGGAATGAAAAATAGAGTCGACATACCGAATTGGGTTGCAAAAGAATTTCATGATTTTTCGAGTGTTGTGTTAGAACCAACCTTCCCGTGTTATTTCGGTTTAACAGCATTGAAGAAGAATGAACTTCGTTATTCATTTCTCTCTCATAATGATTGGGGTCATTTGCCCAATACAATGTTAACTTTTTTGGAGCTAATGAAAGAGCGGCCGATTGTAAGAAGGGGCTTTTTTCTTTTTGTGGAACCAGAATGTGAAGAAAAATCATTGGAATATTACCGTGATTACTTTTGGAAAGTACTACAGTATTTACATGAAAATGATAACCAAACATGGCCGAAGCAAATTCCAGCAGATCCGGACCATCATTTATGGGAATTTTCATTTGGTGGTGAACCAATATTTGCATTTGGGAATGCGCCAGCTTATAAACAGCGAAAGACTAGGCATTTAGGAAATTCTCTCGTTATTGGATTTCAGCCACGAACTATTTTCGATGGACTAGAAGGAGATCGTCCTAAAGGGTCGTATTCAAGACAAATGGTTCGTGAACGAGTTGAAAAGTGGGATCAGTTGCCGACGCACCCTAACATTAGTCACTACGGCGATCCTAATCATCGTGAATGGAAACAATATTTCATAGGAGATGATGTTGAGCCGATTAATGGTAAATGTCCTTTTCATCATAGAGTAGAGAAATAA
- the cspB gene encoding cold shock-like protein CspB — protein MQGKVKWFNNEKGFGFIEMEGSEDVFVHFSAIQSDGYKALEEGQEVSFDITEGNRGPQAANVAKL, from the coding sequence ATGCAAGGAAAAGTAAAATGGTTTAACAATGAAAAAGGTTTTGGATTTATCGAAATGGAAGGCTCTGAAGATGTATTCGTACATTTCTCTGCTATTCAAAGCGACGGCTACAAAGCTCTAGAGGAAGGTCAAGAAGTATCTTTCGACATTACTGAAGGAAACCGTGGACCTCAAGCTGCTAACGTAGCAAAACTTTAA
- a CDS encoding LysE family transporter yields the protein MFGAIIQQIVLGISLAAPVGPINIEMLKRGIERGFWHAWIVGIGGMTADILFMLLIYFGLSSVFMYTYVQAFMYCAGFFLLFYLGFQSVKQGISHSNMEYKQEEIGGLKQSFMAGFLIAISNPLNLVFWFGIYGSTLSSLLTKVTKQEAFLYSFCIIVGIILWNLNIAFSVHFGRTLLKKKALGYITAGAGIILVGYSIHFAYKALQLFL from the coding sequence ATGTTTGGAGCAATTATACAACAAATAGTATTAGGTATTTCATTAGCTGCACCTGTAGGTCCGATTAATATTGAAATGTTAAAACGAGGGATTGAACGTGGATTTTGGCATGCGTGGATTGTTGGAATCGGAGGAATGACTGCTGATATTTTGTTTATGCTGCTTATTTATTTTGGTTTATCTTCTGTGTTTATGTATACATATGTACAAGCTTTTATGTATTGCGCTGGTTTTTTCTTGTTGTTTTATTTAGGGTTTCAAAGTGTAAAACAAGGAATTTCTCACTCTAATATGGAATATAAACAAGAAGAGATAGGTGGGCTTAAACAATCGTTTATGGCAGGATTTCTAATTGCGATATCCAATCCATTAAATCTCGTTTTTTGGTTTGGTATATATGGAAGTACACTTAGTTCGTTGCTTACAAAGGTAACGAAACAAGAAGCTTTTTTGTACAGTTTTTGCATTATTGTTGGTATTATTTTGTGGAATTTAAATATTGCTTTTTCTGTACATTTTGGAAGAACTTTATTAAAGAAAAAAGCACTTGGCTATATTACAGCCGGAGCAGGTATTATTTTAGTAGGATATTCTATCCATTTTGCATACAAAGCTTTACAGTTGTTCCTATAA
- a CDS encoding DUF485 domain-containing protein, producing MKRDDTSARKLQNEVNYTEVVQSQEFQLLLNTKKKFIIPMSIFFLSFFITLPILTSYSKVLNTPVFGDVTWAWVFAFAQFIMTWALCMIYSKKAESFDEISQKILQDMQQGRG from the coding sequence ATGAAACGAGATGATACGTCAGCACGTAAGTTACAAAATGAGGTGAATTATACAGAAGTTGTTCAGTCTCAAGAGTTTCAATTGTTATTAAATACGAAAAAGAAGTTTATCATTCCGATGAGTATTTTCTTTTTAAGTTTTTTTATTACATTACCTATTTTAACATCGTATTCAAAGGTGCTTAATACACCGGTATTTGGTGATGTTACATGGGCGTGGGTATTTGCTTTTGCGCAATTTATAATGACATGGGCATTATGTATGATTTATAGCAAAAAAGCAGAATCCTTTGATGAAATCTCGCAAAAAATTCTGCAAGATATGCAACAAGGGAGGGGCTGA